The Hymenobacter swuensis DY53 genome includes the window GATCAGGCCATCTTGGCGAAATTCGCTCAACACGCGAATGACGGATTCGGAGGCGGTGCCGACGATGGCGGCCAAGTCATCGCGGGAAAGCTGGATGGGCATGTGGGCGGGGGTATGGGCCTGCTGGGCTAGGCGCAGAAGCGCGTCGGCCACACGGCGGCGGATGGAGCTATAAGCCATGCCCACTAGTTGTTGCTCTTGCTCGCGCACCCGCCCGGCCAGCAGACGAATGAAGCGTTGGCTGACTTCCGCGTTGCGCAGCAGTAGTTGAGTAAATTCGTCCTGCGGAATGTATACTAGTTCCGTGTCGTCGAGGGCCACGGCGGAGTCGGTGTGGGGAGTGCGCTCCAGCAGGGGCAGGTAGCCGAAAAACTCGCCGGGCCCATAAAGGCCGGTAATCAGTTCTTTGCCAGCAGCGGTAGTTTTCAAGCTTTTCACCCGCCCCGACAGGACGAAGTAAAGCCGGGTGGCTTCCTCGCCTTCCCCATATATCTCCTGCTTACGCCGTACCAAATGAGCCCGGCGGTTGGTGGTAAGGCCGGTTAGGCCGCCCACGGCCCGGGCGTCGTCGAGGAAGGCGGCGAGTCCGCCGGGGGCTTGCAGATTATAGTCGGGCTTGAGGTGCTGGAAGCGCTGCAAGCGGCCGGTAATGGCGCTCAGCAGCTCACTTTCCTCGAAGGGCTTGGTGAGGTAGTCATCGGCTCCCAGGTCCATGCCGCGCCGCTGGTCGGTGCGCTCAGTTTTGGCCGTCAGGAAAATGAACGGCACCCCGGCCAACTGCGGATTCTGGTTGAAGATGTGCAGCACGCCGTAGCCGTCGAGCACGGGCATCATAATATCGCAAATGACTAGGTCGGGCCGGTGGGCCAGGGCGTCTTCCACGCCCCGCTTACCATTTTCGGCGGTATGCACGGTGTAGCCGGCCAGTTCCAGAATCTCGGCCGTGTTTTCGCGTACCGCGTCGTTGTCCTCAATCAGCAGGATGGTTTTCATAGGGAATGGTCAGGGTGATGGTGGTACCCATGTGCAGCTCGCTGCGCAGGTCGATGGTGCCGCCCATCAGCTCCAGGTACTTGCCGATGATGTAGAGCCCCAGCCCGGTACCGGGAATGTTGGTGGCGTTGCGGGCCCGGAAAAACCGCTCGAAAAGGTGCTGCTGGTCTTCGGCCGAGATGCCCACGCCCTGGTCCTGCACCTGCAGGGTCAGCTGGCCGGCCTGGCAGGCGGCGCGCACCACCACAACGGTATGTTCGCCGGAGTATTTCAGGGCGTTAGACAGCAGGTTGACCAACACTTTGCGCAGCAGTGAGGTGTCCAGCCACATGGGTGGGCCGGCCGGCAGGTCCTGCTCGATGCGCTGGCCAGGCTTGCGCAGGCCCTGCACGTCGGCCACGGCTTCCTCCACCAGCGTAGGCAGCTCCAACAGGGCGGGGCGGGCGGCAATGCGGCCTTCTTCAATCTTGCCCACTGAAAGAAACTCCTCCAAGATATCCGTCAGGTGCTTCACCGAGACCCTGATCCGGTCGAGGTGGCGCTGGCGCTGGGGCTGCTGCTCAGCGGCGGGGTATTTCTCGATGAGCGTGGCCGACGTCAGGACGGCTGTGAGCGGGGTGCGGAACTCGTGCGAAGCCATACTCACGAAGCGCGACTTCAGCTCGCCCAGCTCCTGTTCGGCCGCCAAGGCCAGGGCCAGCTCCCGCTGCCGCTGCTCCAATTGCTCTAGGGTGGTCATGAGGGCATGGGTGCGGTCGGCTACTTTACGCTCCAAGTCGGCGTTGAGGCGCTCCACGCGCTGGCGCTGGGCAATCAGCTCCTGTTCGGCCTCGCGCTTAAACGTAACATCAATAATATAGGCCACCACAAACAGCTCCTCATCGAGCCGAAAATAGCTTAAGCTGATTTCCAAGGGAAACACGGAGCCATCCTGGCGCAGGCCTTCCAGCGTACCGCGGTGGGCACCCATCACCCGCACGCTGGGGCGGGCGTTAAAAGATTCGCGCAACTGCTGGTGGTGGCGGCCGGTGGCGTTGGGCACCAGCACCTCAATGCGCTGTCCCAGCAGCTCGGCTTCGGCGTAGCCAAACAGCTCCCGCGACTTCCCATTGGCCAGCACGATGCTGCCCTGCTGGTCGCAGACGATGATACCGATGGTGGCGTGAGCAAATACGGCCTCGAAACGCTCGACGCTCTGG containing:
- a CDS encoding sensor histidine kinase; protein product: MWKLRCRLSSTTMLEANHNPLIDILFEQAREFVGLYDVAKGWFVRVNPAGYRLLGYPSAQALYDAPIRSLQVQLSPAENAALREQIARTGHYELETELRRYSDQTFWSHVETTSLELDGQSYFLVRIADTNPLHAVERDLAQSVERFEAVFAHATIGIIVCDQQGSIVLANGKSRELFGYAEAELLGQRIEVLVPNATGRHHQQLRESFNARPSVRVMGAHRGTLEGLRQDGSVFPLEISLSYFRLDEELFVVAYIIDVTFKREAEQELIAQRQRVERLNADLERKVADRTHALMTTLEQLEQRQRELALALAAEQELGELKSRFVSMASHEFRTPLTAVLTSATLIEKYPAAEQQPQRQRHLDRIRVSVKHLTDILEEFLSVGKIEEGRIAARPALLELPTLVEEAVADVQGLRKPGQRIEQDLPAGPPMWLDTSLLRKVLVNLLSNALKYSGEHTVVVVRAACQAGQLTLQVQDQGVGISAEDQQHLFERFFRARNATNIPGTGLGLYIIGKYLELMGGTIDLRSELHMGTTITLTIPYENHPAD
- a CDS encoding response regulator: MKTILLIEDNDAVRENTAEILELAGYTVHTAENGKRGVEDALAHRPDLVICDIMMPVLDGYGVLHIFNQNPQLAGVPFIFLTAKTERTDQRRGMDLGADDYLTKPFEESELLSAITGRLQRFQHLKPDYNLQAPGGLAAFLDDARAVGGLTGLTTNRRAHLVRRKQEIYGEGEEATRLYFVLSGRVKSLKTTAAGKELITGLYGPGEFFGYLPLLERTPHTDSAVALDDTELVYIPQDEFTQLLLRNAEVSQRFIRLLAGRVREQEQQLVGMAYSSIRRRVADALLRLAQQAHTPAHMPIQLSRDDLAAIVGTASESVIRVLSEFRQDGLIELTPKHIKLLNPDRLLTANW